A single window of Candoia aspera isolate rCanAsp1 chromosome 3, rCanAsp1.hap2, whole genome shotgun sequence DNA harbors:
- the NGF gene encoding beta-nerve growth factor — MSMLCYTLIIAFLIGIWAAPKSEDNAPLGSPATSDLSETSWTKTHHVLKTSQHRDQNHPAPRKAEDQEAGSAANIIVDPKLFQKRRFQSPRVLFSTQPPPLSRDGQSVEFLDSADSLNRNTRAKRATHPVHNRGEYSVCDSISVWVANKTTATDIKGKQVTVMVDVNLNNNAYKQYFFETKCRDPKPVPSGCRGIDARHWNSYCTTTHTFVKALTMEGNQASWRFIRIDTACVCVISRKTENL, encoded by the coding sequence ATGTCCATGCTGTGCTACACTCTGATTATAGCATTTCTGATTGGCATATGGGCAGCACCAAAATCTGAAGATAATGCCCCACTGGGCTCCCCTGCAACGTCTGACCTTTCTGAAACCAGCTGGACTAAAACTCACCATGTTCTGAAAACATCTCAACACAGAGATCAGAACCATCCTGCTCCTAGGAAGGCAGAAGATCAAGAAGCCGGGTCAGCAGCAAACATCATTGTGGATCCAAAGCTTTTTCAGAAGAGGCGGTTCCAGTCACCTCGTGTTCTGTTCAGCACTCAGCCCCCACCTTTGTCAAGAGATGGACAAAGTGTGGAGTTCCTGGACAGTGCAGACTCTCTTAATAGGAATACCCGGGCCAAACGTGCAACTCATCCTGTACATAACCGAGGGGAGTATTCTGTGTGTGACAGCATCAGTGTCTGGGTTGCCAACAAAACCACAGCAACGGACATCAAAGGCAAACAGGTGACTGTGATGGTGGATGTAAACCTTAATAACAATGCCTACAAGCAGTACTTTTTTGAGACCAAGTGCAGAGATCCAAAACCAGTACCAAGTGGGTGCAGAGGCATTGATGCCAGGCATTGGAATTCTTATTGCACCACAACACACACATTTGTCAAGGCATTAACCATGGAAGGCAATCAGGCATCCTGGCGCTTCATTCGGATTGACACTGCCTGTGTCTGCGTAATCAGTAGAAAAACTGAGAACCTCTGA